A genomic stretch from Flavobacterium humidisoli includes:
- a CDS encoding SusC/RagA family TonB-linked outer membrane protein: MKTKFTHFLTKRYYLLVFFSLLLQSAFAQQINVTGKVTTADGQAVPFANVLIKGTQNGAVTDFDGSYKISANGNQTLVFSSQGYKTIEIAINNKTSINVTMAEDAMKLEEIVVVGYGSQQKKDLTGAVALVKPDEIQKRQVTTVADGLQGLVTGVKVRGGGRPGQEANVEIRGLKNLQNTNPLYVIDGLVTSANRDFNPNDIESIQVLKDASAAAIYGSRAANGVIIITTKKGKKGPLQVEVSAKSSLQVMPRYDLMGTEEFAKYNNMAYDNAGFPRQNLNMAVNTDWQDATFQTGIIQDYNASFSGGNENSTFFMSGNYFGNEGTVIGTDFDRISFRVNSSGTKGIFSIGENLAISNAKTDEMSGNPIIDVYRMTPTIPLYDPSNPGGYGYGKQGVADTFGTNPLALADFSNVTNQNFRIRGNIWSELKFVPWLKYRFNFGYETSFDSYKYMRKKGSWTLNQPQDPSQTDQNKGRSETLLFENTLTFKKEFGKHDITLLVGQTYQKDNYDQIYGTKRNLPMNSGTGQYYEVLNQGDSPVVGGFINEAALTSYLGRLEYNYDNRYLFNAVIRRDGSSRFSDGNKWGNFPSISAGWRISNESFFKSEFIKDLKLRASYGELGSGNIREYESKSFINNFGQVVLGKDQTLYPSATQVKLSNSQLRWEKLKQTNFGLDLGVLNNDLRLTADYFIARTEDVLFGFPILLTTGNDGGNPISNAATVENKGFELELAYSKKINEFSFNASVNFTKVNNKLVSLGNGQNENIIGNTMTRSGSPVGMWYVLETDGLFQNQQEIDNYKNADGKVIMPNAVPGDIRFKDNNGDGQITNEDKAIVGSPWPEFEMGLNAGAEYKNFDFSMNWIASNGATVYNGFRSVVDRFDDNSNYRKGIQPWTPENPNTDFPRVTKGSTLNSRGDSDRFLESGNFIRLKYIGFGYNLPSSVLEKSGITRARLTLSAQNILTITKYKGLDPEFSNTGDNRIFERGVDNGSFPNLQTYSFGVEFSF; this comes from the coding sequence ATGAAAACAAAGTTCACTCACTTTTTAACGAAGAGATATTACCTCTTGGTTTTCTTTAGTTTATTACTGCAGTCTGCTTTTGCCCAGCAAATCAATGTTACGGGAAAAGTAACCACCGCAGACGGACAAGCGGTTCCTTTTGCAAATGTTTTGATAAAAGGAACTCAAAATGGTGCTGTTACTGATTTTGACGGAAGTTATAAAATTTCAGCCAATGGAAATCAGACACTAGTTTTTAGTTCGCAGGGCTATAAAACAATCGAAATTGCAATCAATAACAAAACTTCTATAAATGTTACAATGGCAGAAGATGCCATGAAACTCGAGGAGATAGTGGTTGTAGGTTACGGATCGCAGCAGAAGAAAGACCTTACGGGAGCTGTTGCGTTAGTTAAACCAGACGAAATTCAGAAAAGACAGGTTACGACAGTTGCAGACGGGCTTCAAGGCTTGGTTACAGGAGTTAAAGTTCGCGGTGGCGGACGCCCAGGACAAGAAGCCAATGTTGAAATTCGCGGACTTAAAAATCTTCAAAATACAAACCCACTATACGTAATTGACGGTTTGGTGACTTCTGCAAACAGAGACTTTAACCCGAATGACATTGAATCGATTCAGGTTTTAAAAGATGCTTCTGCAGCAGCGATTTACGGTTCTCGAGCTGCAAATGGTGTAATTATCATTACGACGAAAAAAGGTAAAAAAGGACCGCTTCAGGTTGAAGTATCAGCAAAAAGCAGTCTTCAGGTTATGCCTCGCTACGATTTGATGGGAACTGAGGAATTTGCCAAATACAACAACATGGCTTATGATAATGCTGGATTTCCGAGACAAAACTTAAATATGGCTGTTAATACAGACTGGCAGGATGCAACTTTTCAAACGGGAATAATTCAGGATTACAATGCAAGTTTTTCTGGCGGAAATGAGAATTCGACTTTTTTTATGTCTGGAAATTATTTTGGAAATGAAGGAACAGTTATCGGAACCGATTTTGACAGAATTTCATTCCGTGTCAATTCAAGCGGTACAAAAGGAATTTTCAGTATTGGAGAAAATTTGGCCATAAGTAATGCGAAAACAGATGAAATGTCTGGAAATCCAATTATCGATGTTTACAGAATGACGCCAACAATTCCGCTTTACGATCCATCTAATCCTGGCGGATATGGCTACGGAAAACAAGGTGTTGCCGATACTTTTGGAACAAACCCTCTAGCGTTGGCTGATTTTTCTAACGTGACTAATCAAAATTTTAGAATTAGAGGAAACATTTGGTCAGAATTAAAGTTTGTGCCTTGGCTGAAATACCGTTTCAATTTTGGGTATGAAACGAGTTTCGATTCTTATAAATACATGAGAAAAAAAGGAAGCTGGACATTAAACCAACCTCAAGATCCTTCTCAAACCGATCAAAATAAAGGAAGATCAGAAACTTTATTATTTGAAAACACGCTGACTTTTAAAAAAGAATTTGGCAAACATGACATTACGCTTTTAGTGGGTCAGACGTATCAAAAAGACAATTACGATCAGATTTACGGAACTAAAAGAAATCTTCCAATGAATTCTGGAACTGGACAGTATTATGAGGTTTTAAACCAAGGAGATTCACCAGTTGTTGGAGGTTTCATTAACGAAGCGGCTTTAACTTCATATTTAGGAAGGTTAGAATACAATTACGATAACCGCTATTTGTTTAATGCCGTAATCAGACGTGACGGATCTTCAAGATTCAGCGATGGTAATAAATGGGGTAATTTTCCTTCTATTTCTGCGGGATGGAGAATTAGCAACGAATCTTTTTTTAAATCGGAATTTATTAAAGATTTAAAACTAAGAGCGAGTTATGGTGAATTAGGTTCTGGAAATATTAGAGAATACGAATCTAAAAGCTTCATTAATAATTTCGGACAGGTGGTTTTAGGTAAAGACCAAACTTTATATCCTTCTGCAACTCAGGTAAAGCTATCTAACTCACAATTGCGTTGGGAGAAATTAAAACAAACCAACTTTGGATTGGATTTAGGAGTTTTAAATAACGATTTACGCCTTACAGCAGATTATTTCATTGCACGCACAGAAGATGTATTATTTGGTTTTCCAATCTTATTGACTACAGGAAACGATGGCGGAAATCCGATTTCTAATGCTGCAACGGTAGAAAATAAAGGTTTTGAGCTTGAACTGGCTTACAGCAAAAAAATCAATGAGTTTTCTTTTAATGCTTCGGTAAACTTCACAAAAGTAAATAATAAGCTGGTTTCTTTAGGTAACGGACAAAACGAAAACATTATTGGAAACACAATGACTCGCAGCGGAAGCCCAGTAGGAATGTGGTATGTTTTGGAAACGGATGGATTATTCCAAAATCAGCAGGAAATTGACAATTACAAAAATGCTGACGGGAAAGTTATTATGCCAAACGCTGTGCCTGGAGACATTCGTTTTAAAGACAATAATGGAGACGGGCAAATTACAAACGAAGACAAAGCGATTGTTGGAAGCCCGTGGCCAGAATTTGAAATGGGGTTAAATGCGGGAGCTGAATATAAAAACTTTGATTTTTCGATGAACTGGATTGCTTCAAACGGAGCTACAGTTTACAACGGATTTAGAAGTGTTGTCGATCGTTTTGATGACAATAGTAACTACAGAAAAGGTATTCAGCCTTGGACACCTGAAAATCCAAATACTGATTTTCCTAGAGTTACAAAAGGTTCAACTTTAAATTCAAGAGGAGATAGTGACCGTTTCTTAGAAAGCGGCAATTTCATCAGACTAAAATACATTGGTTTTGGTTATAATCTTCCAAGCAGTGTCTTAGAAAAATCAGGAATTACAAGAGCAAGATTGACTTTATCTGCACAAAACATTCTAACAATCACGAAATACAAAGGTTTAGATCCTGAGTTTAGCAATACGGGTGATAATAGAATTTTTGAAAGAGGTGTTGATAATGGTTCTTTCCCGAATCTTCAGACTTATTCTTTTGGTGTAGAATTTAGCTTTTAA